A single genomic interval of Acidobacteriota bacterium harbors:
- a CDS encoding SBBP repeat-containing protein, producing the protein MLMPTLTRALVLGSTLTFATALPLAADDGRTVPGHPRLGRQEYGRLPLQFEPSPDATPADRRFVARGAGYLVALAPDGARLDVTHEGAVAASVRLQVDGGRLSAPVPEARTGVTHYYVGASSSDWRTNVPTYGRVRYRAVYPGIDLVYYGNQRRLEYDFEIAPGADWRAVGVTFAGADRVRVDGTTGELVLDVGGREVRQPKPFSYQGSRNAPDVVESRYVVQGRVVRFDVGAYDATRPLVIDPVIVYSTFLGGTGDDTAYGVAVDATGAAYIVGETGSANFPQSSTHTGAAAGGTDVFVAKLTPAGDGLAYTTFLGGSSSEQGRAIVLDADRNAYITGHAGPGFPTTTGVVQPAHATGAGRDAFVAKLSPTGTLVYSTYLGGEDGAAEQANDIAVRPDGSVVVVGATRSRNFPMSNALYPTNNGYYSDTALAFVSRLNPAGTQLVFSTYLGVRSGSSARGVALDGTGAIVVAGYAGGIPTGTEVVMDFPVKDPLRPGYYGGPFVTKLAADGSALVFSTVIGDATGGFGGSAEDVAVDADGAIYITGATSGGTVGGTPLSSIPTVSAFQSDPLGRLDAFVMKIDAKGEKLVYSTYLGGGGSTFDSGNEVGRAIAVDGTGRAYVIGYSSSEDYPLVHPLQLGTQAGPWDAFVTRLDTSGCAIGYSTLFGGGNTDDAFGLAVDAAENVYVVGDTASGDFPLVSPFQAAHRGGAARNFGGRESDAFIMKLAPVSTQQPFSRCDVEGGTQVKPLPPTGVTGNPPVYRFFDQSALWFDPPIATGYKYTMTGSALFTAVLDFPTDIDADNRFTISVEGVVLGEFGPSQPVRFSHYASQLGVLLVNGVGVKNFNVSGIAPALETEDPLAFPIQLEFDVARAGFTMEATTDPVPVTPSVLTFARASQRVIRRAGQTVLTVTRGGDTTSAVAVNYATAAGTATAGSDFTASSGTVSFAAGQTSTTISVPVGAGSGNASLEAFTVTLSSPTGGSTLGAIPTATVELLADNLLHTQYFAEGATGSFFDTRIALLNPTGVPAEVLFSFQRADAVVIRSTMTLAAGARATVRPATIAGLETAEFSTRIDSEQPIVADRTMFWDKNGYGSHAETAVPAPAATWYFAEGATFGAFDLFYLLHNPGDTASTVEVTYLLPAPAAPVVKTYTVDPGTRFTIWADTEDPRLAAADMGATMRVIAGSPIIAERSMYRSTSGMPFAAGHNSAGVTAPATSWFLAEGATGPYFDLFILLANSGMTDANVDVRYLLPDGSVIQRSHVVAAQSRSNIWVDKEDPRLADAAVSTIIESTNAVPIVVDRAMWWPGAGSTWFEAHASAGATDVGTAWALAEGEVGGAANVATYILLANTSAFDGSVRVTLRFEDGSSATKAFPVTATSRFNVDVKHEFPTSVGKRFGAIIESLGSTPAQLVVERALYSDAGGVKWAAGSNSLGTRLMIPQ; encoded by the coding sequence ATGCTCATGCCCACACTCACGCGCGCACTGGTCCTCGGTTCGACACTCACCTTCGCGACCGCTCTGCCTCTGGCTGCAGACGACGGGCGCACAGTCCCTGGCCATCCGCGGCTCGGCAGGCAGGAATACGGCCGATTGCCGCTCCAGTTCGAGCCGTCGCCGGACGCGACACCGGCCGACCGGCGCTTCGTCGCGCGCGGAGCCGGCTACCTGGTGGCGCTCGCGCCCGACGGCGCGCGCCTCGACGTCACGCACGAGGGAGCCGTCGCCGCGTCGGTCCGCTTGCAGGTGGATGGCGGCCGGCTGTCGGCGCCGGTGCCCGAGGCGCGGACAGGCGTGACGCACTACTACGTGGGTGCGTCGTCGTCGGACTGGCGCACGAACGTTCCGACGTACGGGCGTGTTCGCTATCGGGCTGTCTACCCCGGCATCGATCTCGTGTACTACGGCAACCAGAGACGCCTCGAATACGACTTCGAGATCGCGCCAGGCGCCGACTGGCGTGCAGTGGGCGTGACGTTCGCCGGTGCGGATCGCGTGCGCGTGGACGGCACGACGGGCGAGCTCGTGCTCGACGTCGGCGGGCGCGAAGTCCGCCAGCCGAAGCCTTTCAGCTACCAGGGCTCTCGCAACGCACCGGACGTCGTCGAGTCGCGCTACGTCGTCCAAGGGCGCGTGGTGCGGTTCGACGTGGGAGCCTACGACGCCACGCGTCCGCTCGTGATCGATCCGGTGATCGTCTACTCGACGTTCCTCGGTGGTACCGGCGACGACACGGCGTACGGCGTGGCCGTCGACGCGACGGGGGCGGCGTACATCGTGGGAGAGACAGGTTCGGCGAACTTCCCGCAGTCGTCGACACACACTGGCGCGGCTGCCGGCGGCACCGACGTCTTCGTCGCGAAGCTGACACCGGCCGGCGATGGGCTCGCCTACACGACGTTCCTCGGAGGCTCGAGCAGCGAGCAGGGGAGGGCGATCGTGCTCGACGCGGACCGCAATGCGTACATCACCGGCCATGCCGGCCCCGGCTTCCCGACAACGACGGGCGTGGTACAGCCGGCGCATGCCACGGGCGCGGGGAGGGACGCGTTCGTCGCCAAGCTTTCACCAACGGGGACACTGGTCTATTCCACGTATCTCGGCGGGGAAGACGGCGCGGCCGAGCAGGCCAATGACATCGCCGTGCGGCCCGATGGCAGCGTCGTTGTCGTGGGCGCCACGCGGTCGCGCAACTTCCCGATGAGCAATGCGCTCTATCCGACCAACAACGGGTACTACTCGGACACGGCGCTCGCGTTCGTGAGCCGCCTCAATCCGGCGGGCACGCAGCTCGTGTTCTCGACGTATCTGGGCGTCCGGTCCGGGAGTTCGGCCCGTGGGGTCGCTCTCGACGGCACGGGGGCGATCGTGGTTGCCGGGTACGCGGGCGGCATTCCGACGGGCACGGAGGTCGTGATGGACTTCCCCGTGAAGGATCCGCTCAGGCCCGGGTACTACGGCGGTCCGTTCGTCACAAAGCTCGCCGCCGACGGTTCCGCACTCGTCTTCTCGACCGTCATCGGCGATGCCACCGGCGGCTTCGGCGGATCGGCGGAGGACGTGGCTGTCGACGCCGACGGTGCCATCTACATCACCGGCGCGACAAGTGGCGGAACGGTCGGCGGCACACCGCTGTCGTCCATCCCGACGGTGAGCGCGTTCCAGAGCGACCCCTTGGGCAGGCTCGACGCGTTCGTCATGAAGATCGATGCGAAGGGCGAGAAGCTGGTCTACTCCACGTACCTGGGGGGCGGCGGCAGCACGTTCGACAGCGGCAACGAGGTCGGCCGTGCGATCGCCGTGGATGGCACGGGTCGCGCGTACGTCATCGGCTATTCCAGCTCGGAGGACTACCCGCTGGTACACCCGCTGCAGCTCGGCACCCAGGCCGGTCCCTGGGACGCGTTCGTCACGCGGCTCGACACGTCGGGGTGTGCGATCGGCTACTCGACGCTGTTCGGCGGTGGCAACACCGACGATGCGTTCGGCCTGGCGGTGGATGCGGCGGAGAACGTGTACGTGGTCGGCGACACGGCGTCGGGAGATTTCCCGCTGGTCTCGCCCTTCCAGGCGGCGCACCGCGGTGGTGCCGCCAGGAACTTCGGTGGACGCGAGAGCGACGCGTTCATCATGAAGCTCGCGCCTGTCTCGACCCAGCAGCCGTTCTCGCGCTGCGACGTCGAGGGGGGCACGCAGGTCAAACCCCTGCCCCCGACCGGCGTGACAGGCAATCCGCCCGTCTACAGGTTCTTCGACCAGAGTGCGCTCTGGTTCGATCCGCCGATCGCCACCGGCTACAAGTACACGATGACGGGGTCGGCCTTGTTCACGGCGGTCCTCGACTTTCCGACCGATATCGACGCCGACAATCGCTTCACGATCTCGGTCGAGGGCGTGGTACTCGGCGAGTTCGGTCCGAGCCAGCCGGTGCGCTTCAGCCACTACGCGTCGCAACTCGGCGTCCTGCTGGTGAACGGTGTCGGCGTGAAGAACTTCAACGTCTCCGGCATCGCGCCGGCACTCGAAACAGAGGACCCGCTTGCGTTCCCGATCCAGCTCGAGTTCGATGTGGCGCGCGCCGGCTTCACGATGGAGGCGACGACGGACCCGGTGCCCGTCACGCCGTCGGTGCTCACCTTCGCACGTGCGTCACAGCGCGTCATCCGCCGTGCCGGCCAGACAGTGCTCACCGTGACGCGTGGAGGCGACACCACGTCGGCCGTGGCGGTGAACTATGCCACCGCCGCTGGTACGGCGACGGCGGGCAGCGACTTCACGGCGAGCAGTGGCACCGTCAGCTTCGCGGCGGGTCAGACGTCCACCACCATCAGCGTGCCCGTTGGCGCAGGCAGCGGGAACGCGTCACTCGAAGCGTTCACCGTGACGCTGTCGTCTCCGACGGGCGGCAGCACGCTCGGCGCCATCCCGACGGCCACCGTCGAACTGCTCGCCGACAACCTGCTTCACACGCAGTACTTCGCGGAAGGCGCCACCGGATCCTTCTTCGACACGCGGATCGCGCTCCTCAATCCGACAGGAGTTCCGGCCGAAGTGCTGTTCTCGTTCCAGCGTGCCGACGCCGTGGTGATCAGGTCGACGATGACGCTGGCGGCCGGTGCGCGCGCGACGGTGCGGCCGGCGACTATCGCGGGCCTCGAGACAGCGGAGTTTTCGACGCGCATCGACTCGGAGCAGCCCATCGTGGCTGACCGCACCATGTTCTGGGACAAGAACGGGTACGGATCGCATGCGGAAACGGCGGTGCCCGCTCCGGCCGCGACGTGGTACTTCGCCGAGGGCGCGACGTTCGGCGCGTTCGACCTGTTCTACCTGCTGCACAACCCCGGCGACACCGCGTCGACGGTGGAGGTCACCTACCTTCTGCCGGCCCCTGCCGCCCCTGTCGTGAAGACGTACACGGTGGACCCGGGGACGCGGTTCACGATCTGGGCGGACACGGAGGATCCACGCCTTGCGGCGGCCGACATGGGCGCGACGATGCGCGTGATTGCGGGCAGCCCGATCATCGCCGAGCGATCGATGTATCGGAGTACCAGCGGGATGCCGTTCGCCGCGGGTCACAACAGCGCGGGCGTGACGGCACCGGCGACCTCGTGGTTCCTCGCCGAAGGCGCCACCGGACCGTACTTCGATCTCTTCATCCTGCTGGCCAACTCTGGCATGACGGACGCCAACGTCGACGTGCGGTATCTGCTGCCGGACGGCAGCGTGATCCAGCGCAGTCACGTGGTGGCCGCGCAGAGTCGCAGCAACATCTGGGTCGACAAGGAGGATCCGCGCCTGGCGGACGCGGCTGTCTCTACCATCATCGAATCCACCAACGCGGTGCCCATCGTCGTGGATCGCGCGATGTGGTGGCCGGGCGCGGGGTCCACGTGGTTCGAGGCGCACGCAAGCGCCGGCGCGACGGACGTCGGGACGGCGTGGGCGTTGGCGGAGGGCGAGGTTGGTGGTGCCGCCAACGTGGCGACGTACATCCTGCTGGCCAACACGTCGGCCTTCGATGGTTCGGTCCGCGTGACGCTGCGCTTCGAAGACGGTTCGAGCGCGACAAAGGCGTTCCCCGTGACAGCAACGAGCCGCTTCAACGTGGACGTGAAGCACGAGTTCCCCACGAGCGTGGGCAAGCGCTTCGGCGCGATCATCGAGAGTCTTGGATCCACGCCGGCACAACTCGTTGTCGAACGCGCCCTGTACAGCGACGCCGGCGGCGTGAAGTGGGCCGCCGGAAGCAATTCGCTGGGAACGCGTCTGATGATTCCGCAGTAA
- the katG gene encoding catalase/peroxidase HPI, with product MESTQQCPFSARTHSGTTNRDWWPNQLDLKVLHQNSPSRDPMGAGFDYAAEFRTLDFAALKQDIAALMTQSQDWWPADFGHYGPLFIRMAWHAAGTYRTFDGRGGAGSGEQRFAPLNSWPDNVNLDKARRLLWPIKKKYGRKISWADLMVLTGNVALETMGFKTFGFGGGRPDVWEPTDVNWGTESTWLGADKRYSGDRELASPLAATMMGLIYVNPEGPDGNPDPVAAARDIRETFARMAMNDEETVALIAGGHTFGKTHGAGPATHVGPAPEAAPLEALGLGWASTYGSGKAGDTIGSGLEVTWTSAPTRWTNNFLWNLFGYEWELTKSPAGAHQWKPKHGMGANTVPDAHDPTKKHAPTMLTTDLSLRFDPAYEKISRRFLENPDEFATAFAKAWFKLTHRDMGPVSRYLGPEVPSDLQLWQDPVPPSSSAPLDEADIAGLKAALLTSGLSTTQLVNTAWASASSFRGTDKRGGANGARLRLAPQKDWEVNQPAELAKVLPVFEQAQQAFNTANAVSGKQVSLADLIVLGGDAAVEQAARAAGVDVQVPFTQGRTDATQDQTDVESFGVLEPVADGFRNVTTNMLAVPAEVALVERARMLTLTAPQMTVLVGGLRTITAQGTGFTSRPGALTNDFFVTLLGMDTKWAPTSPAAETFEGTRSSGDSAGWTATRVDLLFASNSELRALAEAYASDDAGELFVRDFVAAWTKVMNLDRFDVA from the coding sequence ATGGAGAGCACCCAGCAGTGCCCCTTCTCGGCCAGGACTCACAGCGGGACCACCAATCGTGACTGGTGGCCGAACCAGCTCGATCTGAAGGTCCTGCACCAGAATTCGCCGTCGCGCGATCCGATGGGCGCCGGATTCGACTACGCCGCCGAGTTCAGGACGCTCGATTTCGCGGCATTGAAGCAGGACATCGCCGCGCTGATGACGCAGTCGCAGGATTGGTGGCCCGCCGATTTCGGGCACTACGGCCCGCTGTTCATCCGGATGGCGTGGCACGCGGCAGGCACCTATCGAACCTTCGATGGGCGCGGTGGCGCGGGCTCCGGCGAGCAGCGGTTCGCCCCGCTCAACAGCTGGCCCGACAACGTCAATCTCGACAAGGCGCGGCGCCTGCTGTGGCCGATCAAGAAGAAGTACGGCCGCAAGATCTCGTGGGCGGACCTGATGGTGCTCACCGGCAACGTGGCCCTCGAGACCATGGGCTTCAAGACGTTCGGCTTCGGCGGCGGCAGGCCAGACGTGTGGGAGCCGACAGACGTCAACTGGGGCACCGAGAGCACGTGGCTCGGTGCCGACAAGCGCTACTCGGGCGATCGTGAGCTGGCCAGCCCGCTGGCCGCGACGATGATGGGCCTCATCTACGTGAACCCGGAGGGGCCAGACGGCAATCCGGACCCCGTGGCGGCGGCGCGCGACATCCGCGAGACGTTCGCCCGCATGGCGATGAACGACGAAGAGACGGTGGCGCTCATCGCCGGGGGGCACACGTTCGGCAAGACGCACGGTGCCGGTCCCGCCACGCACGTCGGCCCGGCTCCAGAAGCCGCGCCGCTCGAAGCGCTCGGGCTCGGGTGGGCGAGTACGTACGGATCGGGCAAGGCCGGCGACACGATCGGGAGCGGCCTCGAAGTGACGTGGACGTCGGCGCCCACCCGGTGGACCAACAACTTCCTCTGGAACCTGTTCGGCTACGAGTGGGAGCTCACCAAGAGCCCGGCGGGTGCCCACCAGTGGAAGCCGAAGCACGGAATGGGTGCCAACACGGTCCCCGATGCGCACGACCCGACGAAGAAGCATGCACCGACGATGCTGACGACGGACCTGTCGCTGCGCTTCGATCCGGCGTACGAGAAGATCTCGCGCCGCTTCCTCGAGAACCCTGACGAGTTCGCGACGGCGTTCGCCAAGGCGTGGTTCAAGCTCACGCACCGCGACATGGGGCCCGTCTCGCGCTATCTCGGCCCGGAAGTCCCGAGTGATCTGCAGCTCTGGCAGGATCCCGTGCCGCCCTCATCGTCTGCGCCACTCGACGAGGCCGACATCGCCGGACTCAAGGCGGCGCTGCTGACGTCTGGCCTGTCCACGACGCAACTGGTGAATACGGCGTGGGCGTCCGCCTCGTCGTTCCGCGGGACCGACAAGCGTGGCGGCGCCAACGGCGCGCGCCTCCGCCTCGCGCCGCAGAAGGACTGGGAGGTCAACCAGCCCGCCGAACTCGCGAAGGTGCTGCCGGTGTTCGAGCAGGCGCAACAGGCGTTCAACACGGCCAACGCTGTGTCAGGCAAGCAGGTGTCGCTCGCCGATCTGATCGTGCTCGGTGGCGATGCCGCCGTCGAGCAGGCGGCCAGGGCGGCGGGCGTCGACGTACAGGTACCGTTCACGCAGGGCCGTACCGACGCCACGCAGGACCAGACAGACGTCGAGTCGTTCGGCGTGCTCGAGCCAGTGGCCGACGGGTTCCGCAACGTCACGACGAACATGCTCGCAGTGCCGGCCGAGGTCGCACTCGTCGAACGTGCGCGGATGCTCACGCTCACGGCACCGCAGATGACGGTACTCGTCGGTGGTCTCAGAACGATCACGGCGCAGGGGACGGGTTTCACGAGCCGCCCCGGCGCGCTGACCAACGACTTCTTCGTCACGCTGCTTGGCATGGACACGAAGTGGGCGCCCACATCGCCTGCTGCCGAGACGTTCGAAGGGACGCGTTCGTCAGGCGACTCGGCGGGATGGACGGCCACGCGCGTCGACCTGCTCTTCGCGTCGAACTCGGAGCTGCGCGCGCTGGCGGAGGCCTACGCCAGCGACGATGCGGGCGAACTGTTCGTCCGCGACTTCGTGGCGGCGTGGACGAAGGTGATGAACCTCGACCGCTTCGACGTGGCCTGA
- the corA gene encoding magnesium/cobalt transporter CorA — translation MLVNCVVYQNGTRLADIGSEAISEYVVRPDCFVWVALLDPDDAELAHMAEEFGLHELAVEDARKGQQRPKVEEYGASMFVVLQTIDLDPANPDGDFIVGEVDVFVGRNYVLSVRRKSPLGFRDVRTRAEMDPENLARGSGFVLYAIMDAVVDRYFPVLDRLEAELERLEGEIFRGVPSAKNIEAFYDLKYRLMVLKHAVASLMEATARLTGGRVPSVCLGAQEYFRDVFDHLMRINAAIDSQREMLQTGITVTLALIGIADSQVTKKLAAYGALITVPTLLAGIYGMNFTHMPELHWVWGYPLTLATMLAIDAVLYVKFRKYGWL, via the coding sequence ATGCTCGTCAACTGCGTTGTCTACCAGAACGGCACGAGGCTCGCCGACATCGGCAGCGAGGCGATCTCCGAGTACGTCGTCCGTCCCGACTGCTTCGTGTGGGTGGCCCTGCTCGATCCCGACGATGCCGAACTGGCGCACATGGCCGAGGAGTTCGGACTCCACGAACTGGCCGTCGAGGACGCGCGCAAGGGACAGCAGCGGCCCAAGGTCGAAGAGTACGGCGCCAGCATGTTCGTGGTGCTGCAGACCATCGACCTCGATCCCGCCAATCCCGACGGCGACTTCATCGTCGGCGAAGTGGACGTGTTCGTGGGCCGCAACTACGTGCTGTCGGTGCGACGCAAGTCGCCGCTCGGCTTCCGCGACGTCAGGACGCGCGCCGAGATGGATCCCGAGAACCTCGCGCGCGGATCGGGGTTCGTGCTCTATGCGATCATGGACGCCGTCGTCGACAGGTACTTCCCCGTCCTGGATCGCCTCGAAGCCGAACTCGAACGGCTCGAAGGCGAGATCTTCCGCGGCGTGCCGAGTGCGAAGAACATCGAGGCGTTCTACGACCTCAAGTACCGGCTCATGGTGCTCAAGCACGCCGTGGCGTCGCTGATGGAAGCGACCGCGCGGCTCACGGGCGGACGCGTGCCGTCTGTCTGCCTCGGCGCGCAGGAATACTTCCGCGACGTCTTCGATCACCTCATGCGGATCAACGCGGCGATCGATTCACAGCGCGAAATGCTGCAGACGGGTATCACCGTGACGCTCGCGCTCATCGGGATCGCCGACAGTCAGGTGACCAAGAAGCTCGCGGCGTACGGCGCGCTCATCACCGTGCCGACGCTGCTGGCGGGCATCTACGGCATGAACTTCACGCACATGCCGGAACTGCACTGGGTCTGGGGGTATCCGCTCACGCTGGCGACGATGCTGGCCATCGACGCCGTGCTGTACGTGAAGTTCAGGAAGTACGGCTGGTTGTGA
- the can gene encoding carbonate dehydratase, with protein MHIAQLFANNRKWQADIVADDPQFFETLAAQQRPHYLWIGCSDSRVPANQIVGLAPGDLFVHRNVANVVVHTDLNCLSVLQYAVEALEIRDVLVVGHYGCGGVKAAHDDLSLGLIDNWLRHVQDVRERHGALFGDDLSPQDRVDRLTELNVIEQVRNVGQTTVVRTAWERGQPLAIHGWIYDIHDGLLRDLGCKLTGHDDAATYANAVARIGARAPRTA; from the coding sequence ATGCACATCGCGCAACTGTTTGCGAACAACCGGAAGTGGCAGGCCGACATCGTCGCGGACGATCCGCAGTTCTTCGAGACCCTCGCGGCGCAGCAGCGGCCGCACTACCTGTGGATCGGGTGTTCCGACAGCCGGGTACCCGCCAACCAGATCGTCGGGCTCGCGCCTGGCGACCTGTTCGTCCACCGCAACGTCGCCAATGTGGTGGTCCACACGGACCTGAACTGCCTGTCGGTGCTGCAATACGCCGTCGAGGCGCTGGAGATCCGCGACGTGCTCGTGGTGGGGCACTACGGCTGCGGCGGTGTGAAGGCTGCCCATGACGATCTCTCGCTGGGCCTCATCGACAACTGGCTCCGCCACGTGCAGGACGTGCGGGAGCGGCACGGCGCGCTGTTCGGCGACGACCTGTCGCCGCAGGACCGCGTCGACCGCCTCACCGAACTGAACGTGATCGAGCAGGTGCGTAACGTGGGCCAGACCACCGTCGTGCGCACCGCGTGGGAGCGCGGTCAGCCCCTCGCGATCCATGGCTGGATCTACGACATCCACGACGGCCTGCTGCGCGATCTGGGCTGCAAGCTGACGGGACACGACGATGCGGCCACCTACGCGAACGCGGTGGCACGCATCGGTGCCCGTGCGCCTCGGACGGCGTAG
- a CDS encoding transcriptional repressor has translation MRIAPAERLRARGIQVTAQRLAVLEAVAARPHATAEGVAEIVRERIGTISLQSVYDALGLLVAEGLLRRLQPSGSPALFEDRVGDNHHHMICRICGRVVDIDCVVGAAPCLSAVNHNGYEIDEAEISFWGRCPDCVAQSRVPSPSPASAPGRTRRRTTRVTPHQ, from the coding sequence ATGCGGATCGCACCTGCGGAGCGCCTCAGGGCGCGGGGCATTCAGGTCACGGCACAGCGATTGGCCGTCCTGGAAGCCGTGGCGGCGCGTCCGCACGCGACGGCCGAGGGCGTGGCCGAGATCGTGCGCGAGCGGATCGGGACGATCTCGCTGCAGTCCGTGTACGACGCGCTGGGGCTGCTCGTCGCCGAAGGCTTGTTGCGTCGACTGCAGCCGTCAGGATCGCCGGCGCTCTTCGAGGACCGTGTCGGCGACAACCATCACCACATGATCTGCCGCATCTGCGGCCGCGTGGTCGACATCGACTGCGTCGTCGGCGCGGCGCCCTGCCTGTCCGCTGTCAATCACAACGGCTACGAGATCGACGAGGCCGAGATCTCGTTCTGGGGACGGTGCCCCGACTGCGTGGCGCAGTCGCGCGTGCCGTCGCCATCGCCCGCCTCGGCTCCGGGACGAACCCGCCGCCGGACCACTCGCGTCACCCCACACCAGTAA